Proteins from a single region of Haloterrigena alkaliphila:
- a CDS encoding S9 family peptidase has translation MGSYEIERYLNIRSAYGTSFGPDGDRLSFLMNTTGTPQVWTLEDPRGWPEQRTFYDERVSFASWSPERSELIFGMDEGGNERAQLFKLEAETGEIENLTAMPDVKHRWGGWSHDGERFAFASNRRDESVFDIYVQDRDVRGDDAELVYEGDGWLSLSGWCPDDSRLLVSQAYSNFDQDLYVLDLEADEPELEHLTPHEGDVRYQSASWAPDGEGVYLVTDEGDADTLYLAYLDLETRELETVADGDEWNVGGIALDDETGRFVYSRNTEGYTDLTVGEFDPKNPTEFETFPEPDLPGGISGGVSFDPDAERFALSTTGDTVNTNVFVVDIETGEAEQWTSAPTAGIPSASFGDSDLVHVESFDGLEVPGFFTLPDAADEYGEDGTTGIESGDGVPVIVDIHGGPESQRRPSFSSVKQYFLDRGYAYFEPNVRGSAGYGADYAALDDVEKRMDSVADIEACVEWLRDHPAVDPDRIAAKGGSYGGFMVLAALTEYPDLWAAGIDVVGIANFVTFLENTGDWRRELREAEYGSLAEDREFLEEISPTNNIENIEAPLFVLHGANDPRVPVGEAEQIAEKAEAQGVPVRKLIFEDEGHGFSKLENRIEAYSAIADFLDEHV, from the coding sequence ATGGGCAGCTACGAGATCGAACGCTACCTCAACATCCGAAGCGCCTACGGGACGTCGTTCGGTCCCGACGGAGACCGCCTCTCGTTCCTGATGAACACGACCGGGACGCCGCAGGTCTGGACGCTCGAGGACCCCCGCGGGTGGCCAGAGCAGCGGACCTTCTACGACGAACGGGTGAGCTTCGCCTCGTGGTCGCCCGAACGGTCGGAACTGATCTTCGGGATGGACGAGGGCGGCAACGAACGCGCCCAGCTATTCAAACTCGAGGCCGAGACCGGCGAGATCGAGAACCTGACCGCGATGCCCGACGTCAAACACCGCTGGGGCGGCTGGAGCCACGACGGCGAGCGGTTCGCGTTCGCCTCGAATCGCCGCGACGAGTCGGTTTTCGACATCTACGTGCAGGATCGGGACGTACGCGGGGACGACGCGGAACTCGTCTACGAGGGCGACGGCTGGCTCTCGCTGTCGGGCTGGTGCCCCGACGACTCCCGACTGCTGGTCTCGCAGGCCTACTCCAACTTCGATCAGGACCTCTACGTGCTGGATCTCGAGGCCGACGAGCCCGAACTCGAGCACCTCACGCCCCACGAGGGCGACGTCCGGTATCAGAGTGCGAGCTGGGCGCCCGATGGCGAAGGCGTATATCTCGTGACGGACGAGGGCGACGCGGACACGCTCTATCTCGCGTATCTCGACCTGGAAACCCGAGAACTCGAGACCGTCGCCGACGGGGACGAGTGGAACGTCGGCGGCATCGCGCTGGACGACGAGACCGGTCGCTTCGTCTACTCCCGGAACACGGAGGGCTACACCGACCTGACGGTCGGCGAGTTCGACCCCAAGAATCCCACCGAGTTCGAGACGTTCCCCGAACCCGACCTCCCCGGCGGCATCTCCGGGGGCGTGAGCTTCGACCCCGACGCCGAGCGCTTCGCGCTGTCGACGACCGGGGACACGGTCAACACGAACGTCTTCGTGGTCGATATCGAGACCGGCGAGGCCGAGCAGTGGACGAGCGCGCCCACGGCGGGAATTCCCTCGGCATCGTTCGGCGACTCGGATCTCGTTCACGTCGAGAGTTTCGACGGGCTCGAGGTTCCCGGATTCTTCACGCTTCCCGACGCCGCCGACGAATACGGCGAGGACGGAACGACCGGGATCGAGAGCGGAGACGGCGTCCCCGTCATCGTCGACATCCACGGCGGTCCGGAGAGCCAGCGGCGGCCGTCGTTCTCGAGCGTCAAGCAGTACTTCCTCGACCGGGGGTACGCCTACTTCGAGCCCAACGTCCGGGGCTCGGCGGGGTACGGCGCCGACTACGCCGCCCTCGACGACGTCGAGAAGCGGATGGACTCGGTCGCGGACATCGAGGCCTGCGTGGAGTGGCTGCGAGACCATCCCGCGGTCGACCCCGACCGGATCGCCGCCAAGGGCGGCTCCTACGGCGGCTTCATGGTGCTGGCCGCGCTGACCGAGTACCCCGACCTCTGGGCGGCCGGGATCGACGTCGTCGGTATCGCCAACTTCGTCACCTTCCTCGAAAACACGGGCGACTGGCGCCGCGAACTCCGCGAGGCCGAGTACGGCAGTCTGGCGGAGGACCGCGAGTTCCTCGAGGAGATCTCGCCGACGAACAACATCGAGAACATCGAGGCGCCGCTGTTCGTCCTCCACGGCGCGAACGACCCGCGCGTCCCCGTCGGCGAGGCCGAGCAGATCGCCGAGAAGGCCGAGGCGCAGGGCGTCCCCGTCCGCAAACTGATCTTCGAGGACGAAGGGCACGGCTTCTCGAAACTCGAGAACCGCATCGAAGCCTACTCCGCGATCGCCGACTTCCTCGACGAGCACGTCTGA
- a CDS encoding right-handed parallel beta-helix repeat-containing protein produces MTTQVGERDLLTVGPDQEYQTIQSAYNDLQEGGGIIRFTPSYEAADETFPIQMDTRDPNGYGISIILEGTGGATIDASETDENVLEIVGPGFEYQREIILRNFSIEGGNTGITLYQCPYSRLENLTLFQCGNHGVRLAPSDFGTFGVSFDRVEAWECGGNGFRLEQDAYANATTFIDCLAMRCGQNDDSQAGVRIHHACNSWIGGVIQENRGHGLDVRDAEAFYLGNAYIESNGLDIPEDAVDVYFGEADGETPNIGSGVTGLAIDACRFNGSYEGLDPGSEREKAARAIELRNASNGYLRSCTYKLYDSAFVGVRGGSTGSDSNVTDIDFCPATHADTLENRDPTAFIDFNNGYRLRQSGTISPQDLESNGVAGRYAGDVALHTGEGFPQMVVWSGADESWYRPDGTTLTETES; encoded by the coding sequence GTGACTACCCAGGTCGGAGAACGCGACTTGCTCACGGTCGGTCCCGATCAAGAGTACCAGACGATCCAGTCGGCGTACAACGACCTTCAGGAGGGCGGCGGCATTATTAGATTCACGCCGTCTTACGAGGCTGCGGACGAAACGTTCCCGATTCAGATGGATACGCGCGATCCAAATGGCTACGGGATATCGATCATTCTCGAGGGGACGGGAGGGGCGACGATCGACGCGAGTGAAACGGACGAGAACGTCCTCGAAATCGTCGGTCCGGGCTTCGAATATCAACGAGAAATCATCCTCCGGAACTTTTCGATCGAGGGCGGAAATACCGGTATCACGCTCTACCAGTGTCCGTACAGTCGCCTGGAGAATCTGACCCTGTTTCAGTGCGGCAACCACGGCGTTCGGCTCGCCCCTTCGGACTTCGGAACCTTCGGCGTCTCGTTCGATCGCGTCGAAGCCTGGGAGTGTGGCGGAAACGGGTTTCGACTCGAACAGGACGCCTACGCGAACGCGACGACGTTCATCGATTGCCTCGCGATGCGTTGCGGTCAAAACGACGATTCGCAAGCCGGAGTGCGGATCCACCACGCCTGTAATAGTTGGATCGGCGGCGTGATACAGGAAAACCGCGGACACGGACTCGACGTGAGAGACGCCGAAGCCTTCTATCTCGGGAACGCGTATATCGAGTCGAACGGGCTCGACATTCCCGAAGACGCCGTCGACGTGTACTTCGGCGAAGCGGACGGAGAGACGCCGAACATCGGTTCCGGAGTTACCGGGCTCGCGATAGACGCGTGCCGTTTCAACGGTTCGTACGAGGGACTGGACCCGGGATCGGAGCGGGAGAAAGCTGCGAGAGCAATCGAGTTGCGAAACGCGAGCAACGGGTATCTTCGTTCGTGCACGTACAAACTGTACGACAGCGCGTTCGTCGGCGTCCGCGGCGGGTCGACGGGGTCCGACTCGAACGTAACCGATATCGATTTCTGTCCCGCGACCCACGCGGACACGCTCGAGAACCGGGATCCGACCGCGTTTATCGATTTCAACAACGGTTACAGGCTCAGGCAGAGCGGGACGATCTCGCCGCAAGATCTCGAGTCGAACGGCGTTGCGGGGCGATACGCAGGGGACGTCGCGTTACACACCGGCGAGGGGTTTCCACAGATGGTCGTCTGGAGCGGAGCCGATGAATCGTGGTACCGACCCGACGGAACGACGCTCACGGAAACGGAGTCGTGA
- a CDS encoding flippase, with protein sequence MIDVSTILRGFKAELSAKFFYYLTTGIVIVFLTRQLAPDEYGRLFLVISVLSIGRLFSSVGLAKSTATYVSNYLDTDPSQIPHIVRKSFQYNLITISIVVTALFVSAGTIAHLLDDPTLEPLLLVGILYIVCATLYNYSRVVLQGFENIAQSSTVYASEGVGRLLFVVALVAVGYGTLGALVGYIMGFALSAGIGLTLLFLRTSRYPSADVMESGLPRDIISYSVPLTVTRGAWVLEQDIDIVIVGFFLNPATVGFYTIGKQVVRFCTGPASSIGFAVGPQYSESTVADDESGAARVYETMLVSGLLFYLPAIAGLIILTDPIVTTLFGPDYRGAVPILQVFAVGIGLLAVTEMTEDILDYLGKATARAKMKAATSIGNIVFTVLFLQLLGAVGAAFATVLMQFFYTGLCLYLVESEIALRQRYLLGKLGHIGAITAVMAGIVAGLSRYITGAVSLSVIIACGAVLWAALTIGSGLIDVRTVLDTFSNSGND encoded by the coding sequence ATGATCGATGTCTCTACCATCCTCCGCGGATTCAAGGCCGAACTTTCCGCCAAGTTCTTCTATTATCTGACGACCGGCATCGTCATCGTCTTTCTGACGAGACAGCTAGCTCCCGACGAATACGGTCGATTGTTCCTCGTCATCTCGGTCCTCTCGATCGGACGCTTGTTCAGCAGCGTCGGACTCGCGAAGTCGACGGCCACGTACGTCTCGAACTACCTCGACACTGATCCGTCACAGATCCCTCATATCGTTCGCAAATCGTTCCAGTATAATCTCATCACGATCAGTATCGTCGTGACGGCGCTGTTCGTTTCCGCGGGAACGATAGCCCATCTCTTGGACGATCCGACGCTGGAACCGCTTCTCCTCGTCGGAATCCTGTACATCGTCTGTGCGACGCTCTATAACTACTCTCGAGTAGTGTTACAGGGGTTCGAGAATATCGCGCAGAGCTCGACGGTGTACGCGAGCGAGGGCGTCGGTCGATTGCTCTTCGTCGTCGCTCTCGTGGCCGTCGGCTACGGAACGCTCGGCGCGCTCGTCGGATACATCATGGGATTCGCTTTGTCCGCCGGCATCGGGTTAACGCTGTTGTTCTTGCGGACCAGCCGATACCCCTCCGCAGACGTGATGGAAAGCGGTCTTCCTCGCGATATCATCTCGTACAGCGTCCCGCTGACCGTGACCCGCGGCGCCTGGGTTCTCGAGCAGGACATCGATATCGTCATCGTCGGTTTCTTCCTGAACCCCGCTACGGTCGGCTTCTACACCATCGGCAAACAGGTCGTGAGATTCTGTACCGGACCCGCGTCGTCGATCGGCTTCGCCGTTGGTCCCCAGTACAGCGAGAGTACGGTTGCAGACGACGAGAGCGGTGCCGCTCGAGTATACGAAACCATGTTGGTCTCGGGCCTCCTCTTCTATCTTCCTGCTATTGCGGGACTCATCATTCTCACCGACCCGATCGTGACCACCCTTTTCGGACCCGATTACCGAGGCGCCGTTCCGATACTGCAGGTGTTTGCCGTCGGCATCGGTCTCCTCGCAGTAACGGAGATGACCGAAGATATTCTCGACTATCTCGGGAAGGCTACTGCTCGGGCGAAGATGAAAGCCGCAACATCGATCGGTAATATCGTGTTTACCGTCCTGTTCCTCCAGCTTCTCGGCGCTGTCGGAGCGGCGTTCGCAACCGTCCTGATGCAGTTCTTTTATACTGGCCTCTGCCTGTATCTCGTCGAATCGGAAATCGCTCTGCGCCAGCGGTATCTACTCGGAAAACTCGGGCACATCGGCGCGATTACGGCAGTCATGGCGGGTATTGTTGCCGGGCTATCTCGATATATTACAGGTGCCGTCTCACTCAGTGTAATCATAGCGTGCGGAGCGGTCTTGTGGGCCGCGCTGACGATCGGCAGCGGTCTCATCGACGTTCGAACCGTCCTCGATACGTTCTCCAACAGTGGGAATGATTAG
- a CDS encoding WbqC family protein — protein MPESVAIYQPRYYPRLHYLARASQSDVFVLLDDVEFSRRSRQHRAELSLGSQQWLTIPVKHENDDVLLTEAEIDTSSRFAEKHYGTLQHKYGSDAEILKPFYEGVDDRQVLRLVEITVPTLLEMFDRFDVDTEVVRSSELDVDRPRDASEYLARLVDAVGGSTYISGETGYENYLEEEPFERRDLDVAVQQWTPEWEDGNVCCLEVLFESSSPREHVEANPNPSIRHG, from the coding sequence ATGCCTGAATCAGTCGCTATCTATCAACCGCGATACTACCCTCGCCTTCACTATCTGGCCCGAGCGAGTCAATCGGACGTCTTCGTCCTCTTAGACGACGTCGAGTTCTCCCGCCGATCTCGCCAGCATCGCGCAGAACTCTCTCTCGGATCTCAACAGTGGCTGACCATCCCCGTCAAACACGAGAACGACGACGTTCTACTCACCGAAGCCGAAATAGACACCTCGAGCCGATTCGCGGAGAAACATTACGGGACGCTCCAGCACAAGTACGGGTCGGACGCCGAGATACTGAAACCGTTCTACGAAGGCGTCGACGATCGGCAGGTGCTCCGACTCGTCGAGATCACCGTCCCGACGCTACTCGAGATGTTCGATCGATTCGACGTCGACACCGAGGTCGTCCGTTCGAGCGAACTCGACGTGGACCGCCCGAGAGATGCGTCCGAATACCTCGCTCGGTTAGTCGATGCGGTGGGTGGATCGACCTATATTTCCGGCGAAACGGGGTACGAGAACTATCTCGAGGAAGAACCGTTCGAACGACGCGACCTCGATGTAGCGGTCCAGCAATGGACCCCGGAGTGGGAAGACGGGAACGTGTGCTGTCTGGAGGTCTTGTTCGAGAGTTCGTCACCGAGGGAGCACGTGGAAGCGAATCCGAATCCAAGTATACGACACGGATGA
- a CDS encoding DUF1616 domain-containing protein: MRTAGSDDQSRSDARRPIPVDLAGVVVLTIAVNVAVFAPILRETPLRIPLGLVLLLFLPGYAAIAAVFPERVDTTDESTSDTLSVVTLPASITPLERIVFSFGASIALVPLIGLLLDATPWGIRLVPMLLAVSVSTLAVTGLAIGRRWSVPEANRFRIPYGSWMAAMRAELRAFDRARDGLVLFVLVGAVIFASGSVAYAVAGPSQSGQYSSVTLATETGDGELVTEEYPTDLERGESGEVVLSIDNDEQETVTYTVVAVEQRVTSNGDEITVQEQRELERFEERVEHGQTWTRTHEFEPTMAGQDTRIVWLVYLDGSIPNEPSTANAAYHVQLTVDVTE, encoded by the coding sequence ATGAGGACGGCAGGATCCGACGATCAGTCACGCAGCGACGCACGGCGCCCGATTCCCGTAGATCTGGCCGGCGTAGTCGTACTGACGATCGCCGTCAACGTGGCTGTGTTCGCACCGATTCTCCGAGAGACGCCGCTTCGAATTCCGCTCGGATTGGTCCTTCTCCTGTTTTTGCCGGGATACGCGGCGATCGCAGCGGTGTTTCCCGAGCGGGTGGACACGACCGACGAATCGACGAGCGATACCCTCTCGGTCGTGACGCTGCCCGCGTCGATCACCCCGCTCGAACGCATCGTTTTTTCCTTCGGGGCCAGTATCGCGCTCGTTCCACTGATCGGGCTACTGCTGGATGCGACACCGTGGGGGATCCGTCTCGTTCCGATGCTACTCGCCGTAAGCGTTAGTACGTTGGCTGTGACAGGGTTGGCGATCGGTAGACGATGGAGCGTTCCCGAAGCGAATCGGTTTCGAATTCCGTACGGATCGTGGATGGCGGCGATGCGTGCCGAGCTCCGTGCGTTCGATCGAGCGAGAGACGGGCTCGTTCTCTTCGTTCTCGTCGGTGCGGTCATTTTCGCTTCCGGAAGTGTCGCCTATGCCGTCGCTGGCCCCTCACAGTCCGGGCAGTATTCGTCAGTAACTCTCGCTACGGAGACCGGCGACGGGGAACTCGTTACCGAGGAATACCCGACCGATCTGGAGCGGGGTGAGAGCGGTGAGGTCGTTCTTTCTATCGATAACGACGAACAGGAGACGGTTACGTACACCGTCGTTGCAGTGGAACAACGGGTAACGTCTAACGGCGACGAGATCACCGTTCAGGAACAACGCGAACTCGAACGCTTCGAAGAACGAGTCGAACACGGGCAAACGTGGACGCGCACCCACGAATTCGAACCCACGATGGCGGGACAAGATACTCGAATCGTCTGGTTAGTCTACTTGGATGGTTCCATTCCGAACGAACCGTCGACAGCGAATGCGGCCTATCACGTACAACTTACGGTCGATGTTACCGAGTGA
- a CDS encoding nucleotide sugar dehydrogenase produces the protein MSTVCILGLGVVGVPQTIAFDSEGHDVIGYDIDEQKIETLKQGQDPNEELDSEQVERSDVTFTADPSVIQGVDYVIITVSTPIDAWNRPDLSIVSDAGETVGEHLERGTTVVLESTVYPGATREVLIPAIERGSGFDAGSEFSVGYSPERISPNVSGFKHTAKIVSGQDEATRDDIASLYRSVLEEEIHLAPTMATAEAAKCLENVQRDVNIALVNEFAMGCGELDIELDPRDVLEAAQTKWNFHPYEPGLVGGHCIPVDPYFMISRFERNGFAPEIMRRARNVNDEYPRFVAERVMKEIAGTDRSESTGPERPTADRNRSAASTRPRVLVMGIAYKANTNDVRNPALEQMLDELEQYNAELFGFDPNVPNEVIEDRFDIAAIEDPDFSAYDALVVTTLHDEFHDLQPPSRESDADSPVLVDLTGNFSSETARDEYVAPTYRV, from the coding sequence ATGAGTACTGTCTGTATCTTGGGACTGGGGGTCGTCGGCGTTCCGCAAACGATCGCATTCGATTCGGAGGGCCACGACGTGATCGGCTACGACATCGACGAACAGAAGATCGAGACATTGAAACAGGGACAAGATCCCAACGAGGAGTTAGATTCCGAGCAGGTCGAACGGAGTGACGTCACGTTCACCGCCGATCCGAGCGTGATCCAGGGCGTCGATTACGTGATCATCACCGTCTCGACGCCGATCGATGCCTGGAACCGACCCGATCTGAGTATCGTTTCCGACGCAGGAGAAACCGTTGGCGAACACCTCGAGAGGGGCACGACGGTCGTCCTCGAGTCGACGGTGTATCCCGGTGCGACTCGCGAGGTCCTGATACCCGCTATCGAACGGGGGTCAGGGTTCGACGCCGGATCGGAGTTTTCGGTCGGCTATTCTCCGGAACGCATCAGTCCGAACGTGAGCGGGTTCAAACACACTGCGAAGATCGTCAGCGGTCAGGACGAAGCCACCCGCGACGATATCGCATCCCTTTACAGGAGCGTTCTCGAGGAAGAGATCCACCTCGCGCCGACGATGGCGACGGCGGAAGCGGCGAAGTGTCTCGAAAACGTTCAACGAGACGTCAATATCGCGCTCGTAAACGAGTTCGCGATGGGATGTGGCGAACTCGACATCGAACTCGATCCCCGCGACGTACTCGAAGCGGCACAGACCAAGTGGAACTTCCATCCGTACGAACCGGGACTGGTCGGCGGTCACTGCATCCCCGTCGACCCGTACTTCATGATCTCCCGATTCGAACGAAACGGATTCGCCCCCGAGATCATGCGACGCGCACGGAACGTGAACGACGAATACCCGCGGTTCGTCGCAGAACGGGTTATGAAGGAAATCGCCGGGACCGATCGAAGCGAATCGACGGGGCCCGAACGACCGACGGCGGACCGTAACCGTTCCGCGGCGTCCACCCGTCCGCGAGTGCTCGTTATGGGTATCGCGTACAAAGCGAACACGAACGACGTCCGGAACCCGGCACTGGAACAAATGCTCGACGAGTTAGAACAGTACAACGCCGAACTGTTCGGCTTCGACCCGAACGTTCCGAACGAGGTAATCGAAGACCGGTTCGATATCGCTGCCATCGAGGACCCGGACTTCTCGGCGTACGACGCGCTGGTCGTGACGACGTTACACGACGAGTTCCACGATCTCCAGCCCCCGTCCCGGGAGTCGGACGCCGATTCACCGGTTCTCGTCGACCTGACCGGCAATTTCTCGAGCGAAACCGCGCGAGACGAGTACGTAGCACCGACCTACCGCGTCTGA
- a CDS encoding PIG-L deacetylase family protein: MNVLAIGAHPDDIEIGAGGAIALHRMRGDAVTFLLLTSGSEIADSERRKQEATAAADVLGVEDVRFLGFQDTQVPYGSEAVKRIESHVQETEPDRIYIHTEEDTHQDHRKSSLGAIAATRNSNEVLAYESPSTRSSFAPQYFVPFTESVLEKKIEAIETHESQSTKQYLEADAMRGLARFRGQQASSKYAESFQVIRIVDKLDESVELPQFQESRVERH; the protein is encoded by the coding sequence ATGAACGTCCTTGCAATCGGTGCACATCCTGACGATATCGAGATCGGAGCAGGAGGAGCCATCGCACTTCATCGTATGCGCGGGGACGCAGTGACGTTCCTTCTGTTGACGAGCGGCAGTGAAATCGCTGATTCGGAACGACGGAAGCAAGAGGCGACCGCGGCGGCGGACGTTCTCGGCGTAGAAGACGTCAGATTTCTCGGGTTCCAGGATACACAGGTTCCGTACGGATCGGAAGCTGTCAAGCGGATCGAAAGTCACGTGCAAGAAACCGAACCGGATCGAATTTATATCCACACGGAAGAAGATACGCATCAGGACCATCGGAAGTCCTCGCTGGGAGCGATCGCTGCGACACGAAATTCGAACGAAGTCCTCGCCTACGAATCCCCGTCCACGAGATCCTCGTTCGCCCCGCAATACTTCGTACCGTTCACGGAGTCCGTTCTGGAAAAGAAAATAGAGGCGATCGAGACCCACGAGAGTCAGTCGACGAAGCAGTATCTGGAAGCGGACGCGATGCGGGGACTGGCTCGATTCCGCGGCCAGCAGGCCAGTTCGAAGTACGCCGAATCCTTTCAAGTGATCCGGATCGTCGATAAACTCGATGAATCCGTCGAACTCCCCCAATTTCAGGAGTCAAGAGTCGAGCGTCACTAG